CTCCGCGTCGTCCCCGAAGCCCCCCGTGCTGGAGGCCGAGCCCGTCTTCGACTCCGGCCCCGTGGCCGATCCCCGCGAGTCCGCGCCCAAGAGCCTGCCCGCTGGCGAGCCGAAGGGCCGGGTGCTGCCCTTCGAAATCGACCCGGCCCAGCTGGAGGCCGGCTTCCAGAAGCTCCGCGGCGAACTGGTCCACTGGACCAACAAGGGCCGCTACACCAAGGTCCGCTTCAAGTTCCGGGGCAAGCAGCTGCTGCCCGACCTGCCCCTGGCCGCCGTCGTCGCCGCCGAGGGCCTGTCGTTCTACTGGGGCGGCATCCTGCGCGTGCTCGTGGCCAACGTGGTGGGCAAGAGCGTGTTCGAGGTGGAGCTGGTCAACGACGCGGACAAGCGCGTCCTGGCGGGCCGCGAGG
This DNA window, taken from Corallococcus coralloides DSM 2259, encodes the following:
- a CDS encoding tetratricopeptide repeat protein, with translation MAKTASRKSPAKAKKQPARPAAPAKTPARPVKAKVEKVEPRRASASSPKPPVLEAEPVFDSGPVADPRESAPKSLPAGEPKGRVLPFEIDPAQLEAGFQKLRGELVHWTNKGRYTKVRFKFRGKQLLPDLPLAAVVAAEGLSFYWGGILRVLVANVVGKSVFEVELVNDADKRVLAGREALLSGDVDQALTLFREALAMDRDNASAHFNVGVALKLRGDREGALAAFETAKAKDPEGGVGAEAERLAANLRPKA